Proteins from one Bradyrhizobium amphicarpaeae genomic window:
- a CDS encoding CYTH and CHAD domain-containing protein has translation MLKSDTTPARKTPSAPDGNAVPKDNKRTQVVAGFLRQIEPAEPAIVEGAVSDETPSPDASPAPESTQSGVAAHSHEIELKLLVDADRMAHFNAAPIIAANARNKGSRKHLRSVYYDTPERMLRRNGLSLRVRQSGARFVQTVKTEATDDPLRRGEWEARVASLAPDRALAMPFIPEKLRSRLEARPLEAVFAADIHRHARMIELPSGTVEVAFDHGALTASDRSLPVSEIELELKSGSASTIFEVALRLAEHGAVKPSIRSKSARGFDLAARTPPAARRPRKLRLDPSVTLDEAFATILRSCFLHLLQSLPAAEDGRNPEGVHQLRVALRRIRSALGLMRSVGALSNLDALRSEARWLAQDLSAARDWDVFQFETLPTIAKACPSIAGFDALGRAAAKRQSDAYGKAHHALDDRRCAMFLIGLGNWIETRGWRNDVAAEDLGRLAEPAVNFAQRILSEQHAKVLKRGRRFKSLTMDELHRVRLATKRLRYLSEFLLPLFADRKSARKFARRLAGLQEELGAFNDMAVTASLLDGLGAEPDGAIAAAAIAGWQARASIGVRPALQGTWRDFTAARVPWSSQG, from the coding sequence ATGCTGAAATCAGACACAACACCGGCTCGCAAAACCCCGAGCGCGCCGGACGGGAATGCTGTCCCGAAGGACAACAAGAGGACGCAAGTCGTAGCCGGCTTCCTCAGGCAGATTGAACCGGCTGAGCCTGCGATCGTCGAGGGCGCCGTGAGTGATGAGACGCCATCGCCAGATGCCTCGCCCGCGCCGGAGTCGACGCAGTCGGGCGTTGCCGCCCATTCCCATGAAATCGAGCTCAAGCTGCTGGTCGATGCCGATCGCATGGCGCATTTCAACGCCGCACCAATCATCGCCGCCAATGCGCGCAACAAGGGTTCGCGAAAGCATCTCAGATCCGTTTACTATGACACGCCCGAGCGGATGCTCCGGCGCAACGGCCTCAGCCTGCGCGTTCGCCAGAGCGGCGCGCGCTTCGTGCAAACGGTGAAGACCGAGGCTACGGACGATCCGCTGCGCCGCGGCGAGTGGGAGGCGCGCGTGGCCTCGCTGGCGCCCGATCGCGCTCTGGCGATGCCTTTCATTCCGGAGAAGCTTCGCAGCCGTCTCGAAGCGCGGCCGCTCGAAGCCGTCTTCGCCGCCGACATCCACCGCCACGCGCGGATGATCGAGCTGCCGTCCGGCACGGTCGAGGTCGCCTTCGACCATGGCGCGCTGACGGCAAGCGATCGATCGCTGCCGGTGAGCGAGATCGAGCTGGAGCTCAAGAGCGGCAGCGCGAGCACGATCTTCGAGGTCGCCTTGCGGCTGGCCGAGCACGGCGCGGTGAAGCCGTCCATCCGCAGCAAATCGGCGCGCGGATTCGACCTTGCCGCCCGCACGCCGCCCGCGGCACGACGCCCCCGAAAACTTCGCCTCGATCCGTCAGTGACGCTCGACGAGGCGTTCGCGACGATCCTGCGCTCCTGCTTCCTGCATCTGCTTCAGTCGCTGCCGGCGGCCGAGGACGGGCGCAATCCGGAAGGCGTGCATCAGCTGCGCGTCGCGCTGCGCCGGATCCGATCGGCGCTCGGCCTGATGCGCTCGGTCGGCGCGCTCAGCAATCTCGACGCGCTGCGATCGGAGGCGCGCTGGCTGGCGCAAGACCTGTCCGCCGCACGCGACTGGGATGTGTTCCAGTTCGAGACCTTGCCGACGATCGCGAAAGCATGCCCTTCCATCGCAGGTTTCGATGCTCTCGGCCGGGCTGCGGCGAAGCGCCAGTCCGACGCCTATGGCAAGGCGCATCACGCGCTCGACGACCGCCGCTGCGCCATGTTCCTGATCGGTCTCGGCAACTGGATCGAGACACGGGGCTGGCGCAACGATGTCGCTGCTGAAGATCTCGGCCGGCTCGCCGAGCCCGCCGTCAATTTCGCGCAGCGCATTCTCTCGGAGCAGCACGCCAAGGTGCTCAAGCGCGGCCGCCGCTTCAAGTCGCTCACGATGGACGAACTGCACCGGGTGCGGCTCGCGACGAAGCGGCTGCGCTATCTCAGCGAGTTCCTGCTGCCGCTGTTTGCCGATCGCAAGTCCGCGCGGAAATTTGCCCGCAGGCTCGCCGGTTTGCAGGAGGAGCTCGGCGCCTTCAACGACATGGCGGTCACGGCTTCGCTGCTCGACGGGCTCGGAGCCGAGCCCGACGGCGCCATCGCTGCCGCCGCGATCGCCGGCTGGCAGGCGCGTGCATCGATCGGCGTCAGGCCGGCCTTGCAAGGCACCTGGCGTGATTTCACCGCCGCGCGCGTGCCGTGGTCGTCGCAGGGCTGA
- a CDS encoding GntR family transcriptional regulator, with the protein MAAKPRPKSDAPDASDRVSRIREGVTAAILEHRLLPGTKLGEDEIGEIYGASRTLVRTALQQLAHEGIVNIEKNRGAFVARPTPADARQVFEARRLIEPTIVDLAIEAMSPAWLDRLQQHLSEEREAELRGDARASVRLSGEFHKLVAEMSGHTIYLGFLKELIARSSLIILLYRRHDTPACGTDHHAGIVAAIRKRDKQAARREMLSHLDEIEAELFLKDPVADELRLADVLGA; encoded by the coding sequence ATGGCCGCCAAGCCCCGCCCCAAATCCGACGCGCCAGACGCCAGCGATCGCGTCAGCCGCATCCGGGAGGGCGTGACCGCCGCGATCCTCGAGCACCGCCTGCTGCCAGGCACCAAGCTCGGCGAGGACGAGATCGGCGAGATCTACGGCGCGAGCCGCACGCTGGTCCGCACTGCGCTCCAGCAGCTCGCGCATGAGGGCATCGTCAATATCGAGAAGAACCGCGGCGCCTTTGTCGCGCGTCCCACGCCGGCCGATGCCCGCCAAGTGTTCGAGGCGCGGCGCCTGATCGAGCCCACCATCGTCGATCTCGCCATCGAAGCGATGTCGCCGGCCTGGCTCGATCGTCTTCAGCAACACCTCAGTGAGGAGCGCGAGGCGGAGCTGCGCGGCGACGCGCGCGCCTCGGTTCGCCTGTCCGGTGAGTTCCACAAGCTCGTCGCCGAGATGAGCGGCCACACCATCTATCTTGGATTCCTGAAGGAGCTGATCGCGCGCTCCTCGCTCATCATCCTGCTGTACCGCCGCCACGACACGCCGGCCTGCGGCACCGATCATCACGCCGGCATCGTCGCCGCGATCCGCAAGCGCGACAAGCAGGCCGCGCGCCGCGAGATGCTGTCGCATCTCGACGAGATCGAGGCCGAGCTGTTCCTGAAGGATCCCGTCGCCGACGAGCTGCGGCTCGCGGACGTGCTGGGCGCGTGA
- a CDS encoding ABC transporter ATP-binding protein, which yields MATPAALELVAVTKRYDTTLAVDTVNLKIPAGTYCCLLGPSGCGKTSTLRMIAGHEAVSEGDIILGSQNVTDLPPAERGTAMMFQSYALFPHLSVIDNVAFALKMRGVDKPTRHKRAGELLELVAMSQYAGRLPAQLSGGQQQRVALARALITEPQILLLDEPLSALDPFLRVRMRGELKRLQRELGISFIQVTHGQEEAMALADHIVVMNHGKIEQQGTARDIFHRPRTEFVARFIGGHNVLSDAGKLIAVRADQLGIAPFVDGAFGAPALLTQTEYQGSYIAVSLTLDDGTALFSHVPEATFDVHPFRPGDRVLATWDPAKAQRLQ from the coding sequence ATGGCCACTCCCGCCGCTCTCGAACTGGTCGCCGTCACCAAGCGCTACGACACGACGCTGGCGGTCGACACCGTCAATCTGAAGATCCCGGCCGGCACCTATTGCTGCCTGCTCGGCCCGTCCGGCTGCGGCAAGACCTCGACGCTGCGGATGATCGCGGGCCACGAAGCGGTCAGCGAGGGCGACATCATCCTGGGCAGCCAGAACGTCACCGACCTGCCGCCGGCCGAGCGCGGCACCGCGATGATGTTCCAGTCCTACGCGCTGTTTCCGCATCTGAGCGTGATCGACAACGTCGCCTTTGCCCTCAAGATGCGCGGCGTCGACAAGCCGACGCGCCACAAGCGCGCCGGCGAATTGCTGGAGCTGGTGGCGATGAGCCAATATGCAGGCCGACTTCCGGCGCAGCTGTCCGGCGGCCAGCAGCAGCGCGTCGCGCTCGCCCGCGCGCTGATCACCGAGCCGCAGATCCTGCTGCTCGACGAGCCGCTCTCCGCGCTCGATCCGTTCCTGCGCGTGAGGATGCGCGGCGAGCTCAAGCGACTGCAGCGCGAGCTCGGCATCAGCTTCATCCAGGTCACCCACGGCCAGGAAGAGGCGATGGCGCTCGCGGACCACATCGTGGTGATGAACCACGGTAAGATCGAACAGCAGGGCACGGCCCGCGACATCTTTCACCGTCCCCGCACAGAATTCGTGGCCCGCTTCATCGGCGGCCACAACGTCCTCAGCGACGCCGGCAAACTCATCGCCGTCCGCGCCGATCAGCTCGGCATCGCGCCGTTCGTTGACGGCGCGTTCGGCGCGCCGGCGCTGCTGACCCAGACCGAGTACCAGGGCTCCTACATCGCCGTCTCGCTGACGCTCGACGACGGCACCGCCCTGTTCTCCCACGTTCCCGAAGCCACTTTCGACGTCCACCCGTTCCGTCCGGGCGATCGCGTGCTGGCCACCTGGGATCCCGCCAAGGCGCAACGCCTGCAATAG
- a CDS encoding ABC transporter substrate-binding protein, with protein MSKTTGTKGVSRRTLLKGTAGLAGLAAGSGAITGFPYVKSADAKVLRYLGTAVNEGDDISKQCLKDTGIKIEYITATTDDVTKRVMTQPNSFDVLDTEYFSLKKIVPSGNILALDARKIKEFDNITPVFTKGETPGGKKIGGQGTAPWKVLYLEGKDSKKFATSATEFVTLIPTVYNADTLGIRPDLIKRPISSWSELLNPEFKGKASILNIPSIGIMDAAMVVEATGKYKYADKGNMTKEEIDLTMKVMTEAKKAGQFRAFWKDFNESVNLMASGETVIQSMWSPAVTKVRSMGIACTFQPLKEGYRSWASGFCVSKGVSGAKLDWAYEFVNWFLSGYAGAYLNRQGYYSAVLSTAKAHMEPYEWAYWMEGKPAEKDIKAPDGSLLEKAGAVRDGGSYEDRMGAVACWNAVMDENDYMVRKWNEFIAA; from the coding sequence ATGAGCAAGACCACTGGGACGAAGGGCGTCAGCCGCCGTACGCTGCTCAAGGGCACCGCTGGTCTCGCCGGCCTTGCCGCCGGCTCCGGCGCCATCACCGGCTTTCCCTATGTGAAGTCGGCCGACGCGAAGGTGCTGCGCTATCTCGGCACCGCCGTGAACGAAGGCGACGACATCTCCAAGCAGTGCCTGAAGGACACCGGCATCAAGATCGAATACATCACCGCGACCACCGACGACGTCACCAAGCGCGTGATGACCCAGCCGAACTCCTTTGACGTGCTGGACACCGAATATTTCTCGCTGAAGAAAATTGTGCCGTCGGGCAACATCCTTGCGCTCGACGCCAGGAAGATCAAGGAGTTCGACAACATCACGCCGGTCTTCACCAAGGGCGAGACGCCCGGCGGCAAGAAGATCGGCGGCCAGGGCACCGCGCCCTGGAAGGTGCTCTATCTCGAAGGCAAGGACTCCAAGAAGTTCGCGACCTCGGCGACCGAATTCGTCACGCTGATCCCGACCGTCTACAACGCGGACACGCTCGGCATCCGCCCCGACCTGATCAAGCGTCCGATCAGTTCCTGGTCCGAACTGCTCAACCCCGAATTCAAGGGCAAGGCCTCGATCCTCAACATCCCCTCGATCGGCATCATGGACGCCGCGATGGTGGTGGAAGCCACCGGCAAGTACAAATACGCCGACAAGGGCAACATGACCAAGGAAGAGATCGATCTCACCATGAAGGTGATGACCGAGGCCAAGAAGGCCGGCCAGTTCCGCGCCTTCTGGAAGGACTTCAACGAGAGCGTCAACCTGATGGCTTCTGGCGAGACCGTGATCCAGTCGATGTGGTCGCCGGCGGTGACCAAGGTGCGCTCGATGGGCATCGCCTGCACCTTCCAGCCGCTGAAGGAAGGCTATCGTTCCTGGGCCTCGGGCTTCTGCGTCTCCAAAGGCGTCTCGGGTGCCAAGCTCGACTGGGCCTACGAGTTCGTCAACTGGTTTCTATCAGGCTATGCCGGCGCCTATCTCAACCGCCAGGGCTACTACTCCGCCGTGCTCTCCACCGCGAAGGCGCATATGGAGCCTTACGAGTGGGCGTACTGGATGGAAGGCAAGCCGGCCGAGAAGGACATCAAGGCGCCCGACGGTTCGCTGCTGGAGAAGGCCGGCGCCGTGCGCGACGGCGGCTCCTACGAAGATCGCATGGGCGCCGTCGCCTGCTGGAACGCGGTGATGGACGAGAACGACTACATGGTCCGCAAGTGGAACGAGTTCATCGCGGCGTAA
- a CDS encoding ABC transporter permease, whose translation MSEEVLQQAAPGLVPGSGTARAAKPTRLSPSFISWLQAGPMMLVFLAFFLIPLVFVVIVSFWDYNEYQLLPAFSGRGYTDTFEGCIAQLPDLCTIGKTYVKTLKLCFMVWAITLFIGFWVAYFLAFHVKSKTWQMGLSLLCTIPFWTSNVIRMIAWIPLLGRNGLVNSGLVKTGLVNHPVEWLLFSEFSVVLALVHLFTFFMVVPIFNSMIRIDKSLIEAAYDAGATGFQTLVNVIIPLAKPGIVIGSIFVITIVMGDFITIGVMGGQQIAAAGKIIETRVNALQFPAAAANAVILLVITFLIITMMSRIVDIKKEL comes from the coding sequence ATGTCGGAAGAAGTCCTGCAACAGGCAGCCCCGGGCCTGGTCCCGGGGTCGGGCACGGCGCGCGCGGCGAAGCCGACGCGCCTGTCGCCGTCCTTCATCTCCTGGCTGCAGGCCGGGCCGATGATGCTGGTGTTTCTCGCCTTCTTTCTCATTCCGCTGGTGTTCGTCGTCATCGTCTCGTTCTGGGACTACAACGAATACCAGCTGCTGCCGGCCTTCTCCGGCCGCGGCTACACCGACACGTTCGAAGGCTGCATCGCGCAGCTGCCCGATCTCTGCACGATCGGCAAGACCTATGTGAAGACGCTGAAGCTGTGCTTCATGGTCTGGGCGATCACGCTGTTCATCGGCTTCTGGGTCGCCTATTTCCTCGCCTTCCACGTCAAGTCCAAGACCTGGCAGATGGGATTGTCGCTGCTCTGCACGATCCCGTTCTGGACCTCCAACGTGATCCGCATGATCGCCTGGATTCCGTTGCTCGGCCGCAACGGCCTCGTCAATTCCGGACTGGTCAAGACCGGGCTGGTCAACCATCCCGTGGAATGGCTGCTGTTCTCCGAATTCTCCGTGGTGCTGGCGCTGGTGCACCTCTTCACCTTCTTCATGGTGGTGCCGATCTTCAACTCGATGATCCGCATCGACAAGTCGTTGATCGAGGCCGCCTATGATGCCGGCGCGACCGGCTTCCAGACGCTGGTCAACGTCATCATTCCGCTGGCCAAGCCCGGCATCGTGATCGGCTCGATCTTCGTCATCACCATCGTGATGGGCGACTTCATCACCATCGGCGTGATGGGCGGCCAGCAGATCGCCGCTGCCGGCAAGATCATCGAGACGCGGGTGAACGCGCTGCAATTCCCCGCCGCCGCAGCCAACGC